The segment GCCTCCTAGAGAGCCAAAATTCAGCGGCGCTTCCACTGCGCAACAGAGGGCGTCTCGTGCTAGTTTCACAAGTGATGCATTTCGTCGATCCCTCCCGCGAAGTACTGGCCGAAACACTCCTGGCGGCCGGACCTGACTCCCCCACGCTCTGCGAAGGGTGGCTGACAAGAGACCTCGCGGCGCACCTGTACTTGAGGGAGCGCAAAGCGGCCGTCGGCATCGGCCTGCTCCTCAAGAGCCTTGCCAAGGCCTCGGACAAAGCCACCGCCAAATTGGCCTCCAAGCTCAAGACCACGGAAGATTACGCCGAGTTGGTGAACACTTTCCGCGCTGGACCGCCGGCCTTGTCTCCCCTGAAGATCAAGGCCCTCGACGAATCCTCCAACCTCATTGAATATTTTGTGCACACGGAAGACATTCGCCGGGCCGGAGACCGTTGGGCCCCCCGCGCGCTGGACGAGGAATACTCGGACGCTTTGTGGGACGAATTGATTAAGCGCGCGGCCATTCTCTATCGCGGCGTGGACCTCGGCATCGTCTTGGTGCGCCCGACGGGTCCCCGCCACGTTGCCAAGCGCGCCCCCGTGTCCGTCGCGATCGTCGGCGAGCCCGGTGAATTGCTGATGCACGCCCACGGCCGCACGCATCACGCCCTCGTCACCTTCGAAGGCCAGCCGGACGCCGTCGCGCTGCTCCAGTCAGCCGAAGTCGGCCTCTAACCGTCCTTAAGCCCAACTAGCTCGCACTTGTTGTCGTTCTGAGCCCTCAAAACGACAACAACTGCGAGTTAGTTGGGCTGGAGCCAGCTAGCGGACCAGGAAGCCTGCTTCGCGGATCGCCGCCTTGACCCGGGCAATCATGTCATCCGGGCCAAAATGGAAGACGGAAGCCGCCAAGACCGCGTCGGCACCTGCTTCAACTGCCGGCGGGAAATGCGCCGGTTCTCCCGCGCCCCCGGAAGCGATGATCGGGATGCGGACCGCAGCGCGGACCAGGCGGATGAGTTCGAGGTCAAAGCCGTCCTTGGTGCCGTCGGCGTCGATGGAATTGAGGAGGATCTCCCCCACGCCGCGGTCAGCGGCTTCCTTGGCCCAGGCGATGGCGTCGATTCCGGTGCCCTGGCGTCCACCGTGGGTGGTCACCTCGAAACCGGAAGCCGTGGGCTCCGAACCTGGCCTTGTCCGCCGGGCGTCCACCGACAGAACCAGCACCTGCGATCCGAAGTGGCGCGTGATCTCGTCGATGACGTCCGGACGGGCCACGGCGGCCGTGTTGATGGAGGCCTTGTCAGCGCCGAACCGCAGAAGCTTGTCTACTTCGGCCACGCCGCGGACGCCACCACCGACGGTCAACGGAATGAAGACTTCCTCAGCGGTGCGCCGAACGACGTCGAACGTGGTTTCCCGATTGCCGGAGGACGCCGTGACATCAAGGAACGTCAGTTCGTCCGCCCCGGCGTTGTCATAGCGGTGCGCCAACTCAACGGGGTCACCGGCATCGCGAAGGCCTTCGAAGTTGACGCCCTTCACCACACGTCCGGCGTCGACATCTAGGCAGGGGATGACCCGAACTGCTACAGCCATTGCTACTCCCTGGAATTGTCTCTTGTCAGATGCGGCAGGCGTGGATGCTGCTGACCAGGATGGCGCGGGCGCCAAGGTCGTACAGCTCGTCCATGATCCGGTTGGTTTCCCTCTTCGGAACCATGGAACGGACAGCCACCCAATCGGAATCGCGCAGCGGGGACACGGTGGGCGATTCGAGGCCCGGTGTGAGGGTGGCAGCTTCTTCCACGAGGTCCTTGCGGATGTCGTAGTCCATGAGCACGTACTGACGTGCGACGAGCACGCCCTGCAGGCGACGGATGAGGACCTCGATCTCCTTCGCCGTGCCGTTTGCGGCGCCGCCTTCGCCTGTGCGGCGGATCAGGACGGCTTCGGACTTAAGGATCGGCTCGCCGAAGATCTCCATGCCGGCGGCCTTGAGCGTGTTGCCGGTTTCGACGACGTCGGCAATGGCGTCCGCGACGCCGAGACGCACAGAGGACTCCACTGCGCCATCGAGACGGACGACTTTGGCCTTGACGCCGCGCTCGGCGAGGTAAACGCGCAGGAGGCCGTCGTAGCTGGTGGCCAGGCGCTTGCCTTCAAGCTGGTCGACGCCGGAGAAGTCCCCGACGGGGCCGGCGAATCGGAACGTCGAGGCGGCGAAGCCAAGGGGAAGCAGCTCTTCCGCTTCGACTTGTGCGTCCAAGAGGAGATCGCGGCCGGTGATGCCGACGTCGAGCGTTCCCTGGCCGACATACACGGCGATGTCGCGCGGGCGGAGGAAGAAGAACTCAATGTCGTTGTCAGGATCGATCATGACCAGTTCGCGGGTATCGCGGCGCTGGCGGTATCCCGCCTCGGACAGCATCGCGGAGGCGGCTTCGGACAAGGATCCCTTGTTGGGGACGGCTACTCGCAGCATGAGGGGACTTTCTTGAGGTATGGAGGGTGAAGTTTCAGGCATTGTGCTTCAGCACGGGGGCCACGCTTGGGCTCCGGCAAGACCTCTTCGGGTCCCGCAGACGGAGCGGACGTGGCTAGAGATGCTTGTAAACGTCTTCCAGGCTCAGACCCTTGGCGAGCATCAGGACCTGCAGGTGGTAGAGCAACTGGGAGATTTCCTCGGCCGCGGCTTCATCGGACTCATACTCTGCAGCCATCCAGACCTCGGCTGCTTCCTCCACGACCTTCTTGCCGATGCCGTGGATTCCGGAGTCCAATTCGGCGACGGTACGGGAGCCTGCCGGACGGGTCGCTGCCTTTTCGCTCAGTTCTGCGAACAGCGTCTCGAAATTCTTCACGCCCTACAGCCTACTTGCTCCGAGCCGGAGACCGCCTGTCGAGGCATTGCATGACGAAAGGGATGTGAGCGAACGCACAATGCGCTTTGGTACGCCCACATCCCTTTCCTTGGTTTGCTAGAACTGCTTCAGGGTCAGTGCCGCGGCGAGCGCTGCGGTCACCGCTTCGTGGCCCTTGTCCTCGGACGAGCCTTCCAGCCCGGCGCGGTCCAGCCCCTGCTGTTCCGTGTCGCAGGTCAGCACACCAAAGCCCACCGGCACGCCGGTGCGGACACTGACGTCGGTCAGGCCCACGGTGGCAGCCTGGCACACGTATTCAAAGTGCGGTGTACCCCCGCGAATGACGACGCCGAGGGCCACGACCGCGTCAAAATGCGGTGCGAGCCGTGCCGCCGCGACGGGAAGCTCAAAGCAGCCAGGCACGCGCAGCACGGTGGGCTCGGCGATGCCGGCTTCCTTCGCAGCTCGCAGCGCCCCGTCGAGGAGCCCGTCCATGATCTGGGTGTGCCAGCTAGCAGCCACGATGGCGAGTTTCAACTGATGGGTTTCCTCCGATTTGAAGGTAGTGAGGTCAATGGTGGGGGCGCCGTGTCCGCTCATGAGTGTTTGTTGATCCGTTCAGTCTTGGTCGAGTTCGAAAGTGCTGGAAGAAGTATGGGTACCCGCTGGCTCAGTATCGCCCAGGGTGAGGCGGTGGTCCATGCGGTCCTTCTTGGTTTGCAGGTACCGGAGGTTTTCCTCACGAGACGGGACCTCGGTAGGCACCATCTCGACAACCTTCACGCCGGCCGCGGCAAGTCGGTTTTGCTTGTCCGGGTTGTTGCTCAGGAGCCGGATTTCGTGAAGGCCAAGTTCCGCAAGGATCTGGGCGGCGGCCTTGTAGCAGCGGGCGTCAATCGGGAGGCCCAGTTGTTCATTGGCCTCAACCGTGTCGAATCCGGCTTCCTGGAGTGCATAAGCCCTGATCTTATTGGCCAAGCCAATGCCACGGCCCTCCTGTCCACGCAGGTAGAGCAGCGTACCGCCTTCATCCCGGATCAGCTCAAGGGCGTAGGCAAGCTGTTCGCCGCAATCGCAGCGATACGAACCAAAGACGTCACCTGTCAGGCACTCGGAGTGCAGGCGCACCAGCGGCGCTTTGCCCGCCCGCGGCGTGTTCGGCGAACTGACCGCCAAGTGCTCAGCGCCGGTCACGTGGTCGGTCCAGGCCTGTGCCACGAACACACCGAACGCAGTGGGTAGCTGGACAACCGGGCCGCCGCTCACTGGGTGAGGCGTGCGTGCGGCCGTGCCGCCGTCGTGCGTTGTCGCTGTAGTCATCGCTGCTCCTCGTTTCGTGCCGGAAGTACGGCCTGGTCTTCACCCTCCGCCGCTGCCAGATAGGCCACAAGGTCCTCGATCGAAATCAGAGGGCACCCATGCTCTGCCGCGAACTCCCGGAGGCTGTCCAAGCGCATCATTTCGCCATCGTCATGTACCAACTCGGCGATCACACCCACTGGGGCCAGGCCCGCAAGCCGGCAAAGATCAACTGCCGCTTCCGTGTGTCCGGGGCGTTCACGCACTCCCCCTTTAACGGCCCGGAGCGGAAAAATATGCCCGGGACGGGTGATGGATGAGGCTGTGCTGCTGGAATCGGCCAGAATTCGGGCCGTCAATGCCCGGTCCGTGGCCGAAATACCGGTGCTCACGCCCACGGCGGCATCGCAAGAGACCGTGTAGGCCGTGCCTTTCGCGTCTTCGTTGACCATGACCATGGGCGGCAATGCCAGCGCGGCAGCCCGCGACTCCTCGAGGGGAACGCAGATGACTCCCGAGGTGTAGCGGATAGTCCAGCCCATGAGGGCGGGCGTCGCGTGCTCGGCGGCGAAGATGATGTCGCCTTCGTTTTCCCGGTCCTCGTTATCCACCACGATGACGGGACGTCCGGCCGCCATGGCCTGCACGGCCTTCTCAACCGGATCAAGTCCCTGGCGCACCGCCGTGGCACTCCTGTTGTGCTCGGAGCTCACAGTGCAACCTCCCCGGCAGTTGCGGGAGCACGGAAAGACAACAGCCGCTCGGTGTACTTCGCGAGAACGTCCACTTCGAGGTTGACGCGGCCACCGGTGGCCTTGGCTCCGAGTCCCGTTTCGTCCAGGGTGGTGGGAATGAGGCCCACCTCAAACCAGGGGTTCTCTTCGTCAGCCGGGCTGACGGCGGTGACGGTGAGCGAAACGCCGTCGACGGCGATCGATCCCTTTTCGGCGATATACCGGGCCAGCGGAACCGGCACTCCGAAGCGGAGGCGGTCCCAGTTGCCCTGCGACTCGCGTTCAAGAAGCCGCCCGACGCCGTCGACGTGCCCCTGCACGACGTGGCCGTCCAAGCGGCCCCCGGCCTGTACGCAACGTTCCAGGTTCACCGTGTCGCCAGCCGCCAGTTCACCGATGGTGGTCCGGTCAAGGGTTTCGCCCATCACATCGACGCTGAACTCCTGGCCGTCCAGCTCCGTAGCGGTGAGGCATACGCCGTTGACGGCAATCGAGCCGCCCAAGGCGAGCCCTTCGGTGGTGCTGGGGGCCGTCAGGCGCAGCGTGGCGCTAGCGTCACCCTCGCGCTCGACGGACAGGACCGTGCCTTGCTCAGCAACGATTCCGGTAAACATCAGTGTCCTCCTGTGGTGTTGTCCGGGGCATCCTTGCCCTGGAATGGTTCATGGTGTTCGTCGTGGGATTTCCACGCGGGTTTGTTTCCGTCGCTCGGTCCGGACCTCAGATGGAGCCGGAGGTCGCGGCCCAACGCATGGACTGCACCCCCGGCGGCATCGTCCCAGTTCCATTGCTGGGCATCCGCCAGGGTGAAGATGCCCAGATCACCCAAGGCCGGTGTACCCGCACCCAAAAGGGTGGGCGCAAGATAGACAATCAATTCGTCGACGAGGCCCGCGGCCAGGAAAGCACTCAGTATTCTGGAACCGCCTTCCACCATGACATGCCGCACGCCTTCGGCGAACAGCAGTCCCAAAGCTTCGGCAGGATCCCGGGTTGGCAACTGGATGAACTTGCCGTCAGTCCCCCGCACCGCGGCATCCGGCGGGACCTCCCGCAATCCCATCACGGCCCGGATCGGCTGGCTGGCCGACTCCTGGCCATCCACTTCCCGGGCCGTCAGCCGCGGATTATCGACGAGGACAGTTTCGGTGCCAACCAGGATCGCATCGATCAAGCGGCGCAATCCGTGGTTATCGGCCAGCGACTCGGGGCTGGAGATCCATTGGCTCGTCCCGTCCGTGGCCGCAATCCGGCTGTCCAAGGTCTGCGCGATGTGGAGTGTGACGAACGGACGCGTGGCGTCCACCGCATGGAACCATTCGCGGTTTAGATTCAAGGCCTCCGTCGCGGCTAACCCGGACTGCACGTCCACACCCGCAGCGCGCAAAGTACCGGCACCTCCGGCAGCGGGATCATGGGGATCGTCCACGGCATAGACCACCCGCGAAATCCCGGCATCAATGATCGCTTGCGCACAGGGTCCGGTGCGCCCGGAGTGGTTGCAGGGCTCCAAGGTCACCACCATGGTGGTCCCGGTCAGGTCCAGCCCCCTCGCCTTCGCCTTCGCAATCGCATCGGCTTCGGCGTGGGCGCTCCCCGCTCCGCGGTGGTAGCCCGTGACCAGCTGCTCTCCGCCGGGCCCGAGCACAACCGCTCCAACCAAAGGATTGGCCCCGCGGTGCCCCCGGAGAGCAACGTGCAGCGCAGCGTCCATGGCTGCGGACTCGGCGTCCGAGAAGTTCCGGTTCAGCTCCTCGCTCATGAGAAGACTCCTGCGATCCGCACTTTGGAGATCGCCCAGTCGGAGATATTGCCTGGCACTTCGCGAAGCACAATGACAGATCCAGCTACGGGAATCTGTGCTTCGAAGAGCCATCGCAGAATGCCCATGTCGTTCCTTCCCTCGAATGCCGCGATGGCTCCGGGGGGTACGACAGCGCTATGCGGGGCGCACTGGGCGCCCGAAGCATGACTGTACGTGCTTCTCCCATCCAGACTTTAACTGTCGGTACCGGAATTTCACCAGTTCAACCGTCCGCCGTCGTGGTTCCTGGAAGGAACCTCGACGGCTCGCGGGTCGCGGACTATAACCGCCGGTTCGGAATTACACCGACCCCGGAGCACGTATGTGTGTTGTTATTGTGACACAACTGGGGCCTTGGCCGATGTATTCCCGGCCGAAGATGCAAACATTTACGTCATTGTTGTCACATTGCCGCCAACCCCGCGGCCCGCAACCGCTCAATAGCGGATGCGGGGTCCTCATGGCCGTAGACGGCGGATCCGGCAACGAACACATTTGCACCGGCCTCTGCCGCCCGGACAATGGTCTCCTCGGTGACGCCGCCGTCAACCTGCAGGGCGACGCCAATGCCGGAACCGTCGATCGCGGCACGCGCCCGGCGGATCTTGGGCAACGTGACATCCAGGAAGGACTGCCCGCCGAAGCCCGGTTCCACAGTCATGATGAGTAGCATGTCCAGCTCTGAAAGCATGTCCAGATACGGTTCCACCGGCGTCGCCGGACGAAGCGCCATACCCGCCTTGGCACCGCGAGCACGGAGCTCACGCGCAAGCTTAATGGGGGCCATCGCGGCCTCTGCATGGAAAGTCACGGAAGCGACGCCCGCGTCGGCGTAGGCCGGCGCCCAGCGGTCGGGGTCGGCGATCATCAAATGGGCGTCGAGCGGGACCGGGCTCACTGCCTGGATCCTCTCCACAATCGGCAGTCCGAGCGTCAGGTTTGGCACAAAGTGGTTGTCCATGACATCGACATGGACGGCGTCGGCATTGTTGATTCTCTTCAGCTCGGCTTCCAGGTTCACGAAGTCCGCGGACAGGATGCTCGGGTTGATGCAGCACTCGGTCAAGGCAGTCCCCTCAGGGTTGGTGGCGCTCGTAGTTGTGGGAAATCCCCAGCTTAGGCAGGTGGGGCCTTCGGACGGGGAAGGTCGCTGAAGGTTAAGGCTTCTTCCGGATGAGCGCCAGGAACATCGCATCCGTTTGATGCACGTGCGGCCAAAGTTGTGCCGTCAACTCGTGCCCGGCACCCAAGTTGCCCGTCAGGCTGACAGCGTCCAACGCCGCTCCGGCGTCGATCTGCTCCAGGTCAGTCCTCTTGCGCAGGACGTCGCTGACGACTGCGGTGGTTTCCGCCGGGTGCGGCGAGCAGGTCACGTAAGCCACTACGCCGCCCGGTTTGACGGCGTCGATGGCCGACTTGAGCAAGTCACGCTGCAAGGGACCAAGATCGGCGAGGTCTTTGGGAGTCCTGCGCCAGCGCGACTCAGGACGGCGACGCAGTGCACCAAGGCCGCTGCAGGGAACGTCAACCAGCACCCGGTCGAAAGTCTCCGGCTGTTCCTCGCCGACGTCGCGCCCGTCGCCCACCCGCACGGTCCAGGCATTCGCGGGAACTGCCGCGAGCGCTTGGCTCACGAGCTTTGCCCGGTGTTCCGCGGGTTCGTTGGCCAAAAGAGTTGCACCTTCTTGATGAGCGAGGGCGGCCAGCAGCGCAGCTTTGCCGCCGGGACCGGCGCAGAGGTCCAGCCACTTCTCACCGTCCTTGGCGAGCTGTCCAAGGTCCACCGCCGCGACGGCCCGGGCCACCAATTGGGACCCAACGTCCTGGACGCGCGTAGTGCCTTCACGGATGGAGGACATGCGGCCGAGGTCGCCGCCGCTGGACAGTGCTGAGTCGATCACGAGTTCACCGGGTGTGGCCCCGTTCCCGAGGGCTTCATCAAGAGTGCCGATGCCGGGCAGCGCCACCAAGTTCACCACGGGGGCTGCGTTGTCGGCTTCAAGGAGTTCCGTGATTTCGCTCGCGGGACGGCCATGCATGACGAGCGACTGGCGCAACGCCCTGACAATCCATTCGGGGTGCGCGTAGCGTACGGAGGCGATCTTGGTTTCGTCGGTCTCGTTTTCCAGCAGGTGGTCGAGCCACTCCGGCAGCGTCCTCGCGGTGACTCGTCGGAGCACTGCATTGATCAGCGACGACGGGCCAGCTCCGATGACTGCCCGGGCCAGCCCTACCGTCTGGTCGAGTGCGGCGTGAGCAGGAACGCGCATGGCGAGCAACTGATGGGCGCCGAGGCGCAACGCATCAAGCACTGCCGGATCGAGTTGGGCGAGCGGGCGGTCGACGCACTCGGCGAGGACGGCGTCGTACGTTCCCTGGCCGCGGAGAGCCCCGTAGGCCAGCTCGGTGGCGAATCCGGCGTCGCGCTTGTCGAGGTGATGGTGGCGGATCCGTGACGGCAGCACAAGGTTTGCGTAGGCGTCTTCTGAAGCGACTGCACGTAAGACTTCGAAGGCCACCAATCGTGCCGGATCCGCTCGCCGGGTGCGCTGCGACGGTGCATTGGTGGAGAAACCCCGCTGCGGACCCCTGTTGCGTTCGCGACCTTGGGCGTTGCGGTTACTTTCGCCGCGGGCACCGCGGTTTCCGTGGCCGCCGCCGTCCCGGTTCCCGCTGTTGTTGGGGCCGCGCCGGCCGGACTCACTCATTCGAATTCCACGCTTTCTGGTGTTGCCAAACCACGGGCCCAATCGGCCGGCGGCATCATCTTCTTGCCCGCAGGCTGGATCCGTCCGAGCTGCACTGCATGCGAGCCGGTCCCCACAAGAACGTTCTTGCCATCCACCCGGACTTGGCCGGGTGCCAGGTCGCGGGTGTCCGGGCGCAAGGCGACGGGTTCCAGCTTGACCCGTTGCCCGTCGAGCATGGTCCAGGCGCCGGGTTCGGGCGTGACGCCGCGGGACCTGCGGTTGAGGGCCAGGGCCGGCTGGGTCCAGTCGAGCCGGCCGTCGTCGAGTGTCAGTTTGGGAGCAAGCGAGACGTCTCCCTGCTGCGGCTGAGGGGCGGCTTGGCCGGCGTCGACGGCGGAAAGCGTTTGGGTGAGTAGGATGGCGCCACTGCGCGCGAGCCGTTCCAGCAGATCCCCCGCAGTGTCGTCGGGCCGAACGGTTTCCGTTAAAGTCCCGAAGACGGGGCCGGTGTCGAGTCCTTCTTCCAGGAGGAAGGTCGCAGCTCCGGTGATGTCGTCACCTGCGATGACGGATCGCTGCACAGGTGCGGCGCCGCGCCACGCAGGGAGGAGGGAGAAGTGGAGGTTGATCCAGCCATGGCGTGGTATCCCGAGGGCGGCTTGGGGGACGAGGCCTCCGTAGGCCACGATCGCCGCGACGTCGGGCGCGTATGAAGCGATCCGCCCCGTGGTCTCTTGGTCCACCTTGGACGCATGGATGATGTCGATGCCTAGTTCCGCTGCGCGGGCTGCCACCGGCGACGGCGTCAGGATCCGTTTGCGGCCGGTAGGCGCATCCGGCCTGGTCAGCACCGCGACGATCTCGAAGCCTGCATCGATCAGCGCGTCCAGAGAAGGCACGGCGACGGCTGGGGTGCCCGCAAAAAGCACCCTCATTGGGCAGCCCCGAAACTGCCGAAGCTGGATCCGACCGTGTTGGCACGCTTGGCGGTGGTCCGATCAGTTACGGAGTGGTAATTTGCCGCGCGGATGGCGCGGAGGGCGGCTTTGCGGTCCTCGCCTTCGAGGCGGTCAGTGAAAAGGACCCCGTCCAAATGGTCGGTCTCGTGTTGGAAACAGCGGGCGAGCATGCCCTCCGCCTCGACCGACACGGGTTTGCCGTTGATATCCATTCCGGTGGCCCGGGTCGTCCTGCGGCGGCTAACCGGGAAAGCGAGTCCCGGAATGGAGAGGCAGCCTTCCACTTCGTCCGGCTGGAAGTCATCGCTGTTCTCCAGCACGGGGTTGATGATGTGGCCTTCCACGCCGCCGATCCGGTACGTGAATACCCTTTGGCTCACGCCAACCTGCGGGGCGGCGAGCCCGGCACCGTCCACGTCTTCCATGGTCTCCGTCATGTCCGACACAAGTTTGGCGAGCTCAGGACCGAATTCCGTGACTGGATCAGCAACCGTGCGGAGCACGGGATCGCCGATGATACGGATACTCAAAATGGCCATGTGCTGTCTTTCCTCACGATCGGCAAAACTTCGGGGCCCGGAAAAGGGCGCCTAGTCCAGTTTAGTTGAGCCTGCGGGCGCCGCTGTGGCGGTGTACGACGGCGGAGCTACAGCAAGCAGCGCCGTACCCGCCGCAGCAACATCAGCAGACATCTCCCACACCCGCTTCAAGGCGCAGAATTTCCACCAATGGTGCTTGAGGACGTCCGGATTGGCCCGCTGGGGACGGACTTCCGTCTCGCCGATGGCCACGGCAAGGAGGACGGGGTTCTCTCCGTATTTCCACGGTTCCCACTCCCCTGCCACCGGATCCACCAGGCTTTCCTCGGCCTTCATGCCGGCTACGAGTTGCATCACCACCTTGTCGTCAAGGGGTTTCACCGTTCCATCACGAGCGGTGCCTTTGGTCTTGTAGTCGATCAAACAGACCCTCCCGTTGATTTTGGCCACGAGGTCCAGCGTTCCGGCGTAGCCGACGCTTGAGTTCCACACGGTGATCTCGGGTGCAATGGGCTCCACCCGGTATAACTCCCACCATTCATCGAAGCGGTCCGCGAAGGCTTCTTCGCCGTTTGAAGCTAGCTCTTCGCGCGTTTCCTTCATTCGGTGCGGGCGTCCTAGGGCATGGATGGCCACTTGTTCGCAGTAGTTATGGACTCGATCGCCGCGGCGTGCGGCGTCGTCCCGGTAAACCTCCGCTGCCTTGGCGGCTTTGTTGACAGCCTGCCGCATCTTCGCGGGGCTGGAGAGATGCTGGGGAAGCTCCGGATCTTTTGCCAAGCTGCTGGCCCCCATATAACCGAACCAGCCGTCCAGGGAGTGGGCCTGCTGGCCGATCACCGTGGTGATGGAAGGGACCGAAAAGGACTCGGCCGTGGACCGGGCATACATCCGGCCATATTCGGTAGCGTGGGCAAGCAATGGATCTGTCATGGGAAAACTCTTTCACACACCACTGACAAGAAGGCGCGTCGGCTCGGTCTCCTCCATCGCAATGAGGGCGCGCTCACGCCGTCCCCTTCGTAACTAATCGGGCACTCATGCATGGCGATCCTGCTTTCTTGACCCGCGATGCCATAATTGGTCACGTCCTCGGCTACGGGAGCGAACAATGGTCCTCGATGTATCAACACTGCGCGTGGTTCTTGGCGTGGTCGCTCTCACCCTGCTTCTTCTGTTTTATGCATCGTTCAGGCGCACGCGCTCGCCGTACAGCGGATGGTGGTGCATTGCCCTCCTTTTCTTTCTTTCAGGGAACCTGGCTTTTCTTTTCAATGGGACGCCGCAGCAATTCTGGGCAAATCCGACGGGGAATGTCCTCTTGGTGGGTGGGGCGTTCAGTGTCTGGTCCGGCGCCCGCTCGCTAAGAATGTTGCCGCCGCCAAAATGGCAGTTTTCGGCGGCGTGTGGCGTCACGGCGTTCGCCTCGATATTGGAAAGCCCTGCTCACAACACGTGGTCCGGGGGCCTGGTTTATCTGGGCTTCATGACGTTGGGCATCGGGCTGGCGTCGCGCGATCTTTGGCGCCTGGATTCCAGCTACTCCCACGTGCACAAATCGATGGCCCTGGCCGCGGCATTCCTGTCTGCTTACTATTTCTGCCGCCTGTCCGTATATTTCGTCGAAGGGCCGACAGGTCCGGACTTCCGCCTGTACTTTGGCCCGTCCATGGCCAGTCTGGTCACGTTGATACTGCTGGTTGCCGTGTCTTTCAGCATGACAGCCCTCAGTAACGATCAGTTGATCAACCGGCTCAGTGAACGCGCTGCCCACGACAACCTGACCGGCCTCCTCAACCGTGGCACTTTCATAGACCTTGCCACCAAGGAACTTCAGCGACTACACACCACAAACTCCGTCGCCTCCCTGGTCTTGGCCGACCTGGACCACTTCAAGGGGATCAACGACGAGTACGGCCATGCCGCCGGTGACGCCGCGCTACAAGCCTTCGCTGCCGCCTGCACTGAGTCGGTACGGTCCACCGACCTGGTTGGACGCTACGGCGGTGAAGAATTCATCCTGCTCCTACCAGGAGCCAACCA is part of the Arthrobacter methylotrophus genome and harbors:
- a CDS encoding TIGR03085 family metal-binding protein, whose protein sequence is MHFVDPSREVLAETLLAAGPDSPTLCEGWLTRDLAAHLYLRERKAAVGIGLLLKSLAKASDKATAKLASKLKTTEDYAELVNTFRAGPPALSPLKIKALDESSNLIEYFVHTEDIRRAGDRWAPRALDEEYSDALWDELIKRAAILYRGVDLGIVLVRPTGPRHVAKRAPVSVAIVGEPGELLMHAHGRTHHALVTFEGQPDAVALLQSAEVGL
- the hisF gene encoding imidazole glycerol phosphate synthase subunit HisF, with protein sequence MAVAVRVIPCLDVDAGRVVKGVNFEGLRDAGDPVELAHRYDNAGADELTFLDVTASSGNRETTFDVVRRTAEEVFIPLTVGGGVRGVAEVDKLLRFGADKASINTAAVARPDVIDEITRHFGSQVLVLSVDARRTRPGSEPTASGFEVTTHGGRQGTGIDAIAWAKEAADRGVGEILLNSIDADGTKDGFDLELIRLVRAAVRIPIIASGGAGEPAHFPPAVEAGADAVLAASVFHFGPDDMIARVKAAIREAGFLVR
- the hisG gene encoding ATP phosphoribosyltransferase, giving the protein MLRVAVPNKGSLSEAASAMLSEAGYRQRRDTRELVMIDPDNDIEFFFLRPRDIAVYVGQGTLDVGITGRDLLLDAQVEAEELLPLGFAASTFRFAGPVGDFSGVDQLEGKRLATSYDGLLRVYLAERGVKAKVVRLDGAVESSVRLGVADAIADVVETGNTLKAAGMEIFGEPILKSEAVLIRRTGEGGAANGTAKEIEVLIRRLQGVLVARQYVLMDYDIRKDLVEEAATLTPGLESPTVSPLRDSDWVAVRSMVPKRETNRIMDELYDLGARAILVSSIHACRI
- a CDS encoding phosphoribosyl-ATP diphosphatase; translated protein: MKNFETLFAELSEKAATRPAGSRTVAELDSGIHGIGKKVVEEAAEVWMAAEYESDEAAAEEISQLLYHLQVLMLAKGLSLEDVYKHL
- the ribH gene encoding 6,7-dimethyl-8-ribityllumazine synthase, which translates into the protein MSGHGAPTIDLTTFKSEETHQLKLAIVAASWHTQIMDGLLDGALRAAKEAGIAEPTVLRVPGCFELPVAAARLAPHFDAVVALGVVIRGGTPHFEYVCQAATVGLTDVSVRTGVPVGFGVLTCDTEQQGLDRAGLEGSSEDKGHEAVTAALAAALTLKQF
- the ribA gene encoding GTP cyclohydrolase II — protein: MTTATTHDGGTAARTPHPVSGGPVVQLPTAFGVFVAQAWTDHVTGAEHLAVSSPNTPRAGKAPLVRLHSECLTGDVFGSYRCDCGEQLAYALELIRDEGGTLLYLRGQEGRGIGLANKIRAYALQEAGFDTVEANEQLGLPIDARCYKAAAQILAELGLHEIRLLSNNPDKQNRLAAAGVKVVEMVPTEVPSREENLRYLQTKKDRMDHRLTLGDTEPAGTHTSSSTFELDQD
- the ribB gene encoding 3,4-dihydroxy-2-butanone-4-phosphate synthase; the protein is MAAGRPVIVVDNEDRENEGDIIFAAEHATPALMGWTIRYTSGVICVPLEESRAAALALPPMVMVNEDAKGTAYTVSCDAAVGVSTGISATDRALTARILADSSSTASSITRPGHIFPLRAVKGGVRERPGHTEAAVDLCRLAGLAPVGVIAELVHDDGEMMRLDSLREFAAEHGCPLISIEDLVAYLAAAEGEDQAVLPARNEEQR
- a CDS encoding riboflavin synthase gives rise to the protein MFTGIVAEQGTVLSVEREGDASATLRLTAPSTTEGLALGGSIAVNGVCLTATELDGQEFSVDVMGETLDRTTIGELAAGDTVNLERCVQAGGRLDGHVVQGHVDGVGRLLERESQGNWDRLRFGVPVPLARYIAEKGSIAVDGVSLTVTAVSPADEENPWFEVGLIPTTLDETGLGAKATGGRVNLEVDVLAKYTERLLSFRAPATAGEVAL
- the ribD gene encoding bifunctional diaminohydroxyphosphoribosylaminopyrimidine deaminase/5-amino-6-(5-phosphoribosylamino)uracil reductase RibD yields the protein MSEELNRNFSDAESAAMDAALHVALRGHRGANPLVGAVVLGPGGEQLVTGYHRGAGSAHAEADAIAKAKARGLDLTGTTMVVTLEPCNHSGRTGPCAQAIIDAGISRVVYAVDDPHDPAAGGAGTLRAAGVDVQSGLAATEALNLNREWFHAVDATRPFVTLHIAQTLDSRIAATDGTSQWISSPESLADNHGLRRLIDAILVGTETVLVDNPRLTAREVDGQESASQPIRAVMGLREVPPDAAVRGTDGKFIQLPTRDPAEALGLLFAEGVRHVMVEGGSRILSAFLAAGLVDELIVYLAPTLLGAGTPALGDLGIFTLADAQQWNWDDAAGGAVHALGRDLRLHLRSGPSDGNKPAWKSHDEHHEPFQGKDAPDNTTGGH
- the rpe gene encoding ribulose-phosphate 3-epimerase codes for the protein MTECCINPSILSADFVNLEAELKRINNADAVHVDVMDNHFVPNLTLGLPIVERIQAVSPVPLDAHLMIADPDRWAPAYADAGVASVTFHAEAAMAPIKLARELRARGAKAGMALRPATPVEPYLDMLSELDMLLIMTVEPGFGGQSFLDVTLPKIRRARAAIDGSGIGVALQVDGGVTEETIVRAAEAGANVFVAGSAVYGHEDPASAIERLRAAGLAAM